ACCCAATACTGAGATTACAAAACTGATGAGAATGGTGCCTTTGAAAACCTGACCTAAGTGGTAGGCACCGCGTTTTTGTTCCAGGGCTTCTATATAACTGGGAACAAAGGCGTTTTTCATCCCAGTGGTCATAAACAGTATAAACATGTTTGGGATAATAAAAGCAGCCAGGTAAGCGTCAGCCACATAGCTATCCCCGAAATAAAATGCGATAACCATGTCGCGAAGCAAACCAGATACCTTTAAGATTAAAGAGGCCCCGATAAACAGGACGCTCGCCAAGCCTAGTTTTGATTTCAAACAAAAGACCTCTCTCTATTTTCGCATACTTACATCAGAATAATTTTATCATAGATCACTTATTATCTAAACTGTTAAAATAAGCATCTGACCATTTATAAATCTGCAGCAACTTATTTATTTGATCTCTGAAAGTTCCCATCGTGACATTCTCTTTTTTATAGGTTGATTTCTCATCTAAATTATACACGCGGATGTCTCTCTTGCTCGTTTCCGGGAGAAATAGCACATCATCATTAAAGAATGTCCCTGTAGCAGCATAATACCTCATACCGAACAGGTTATGATGATAGGTCAGCAAGTCTTGACCGAAATATAGTGCAGGCGGTTCAACCCCCATAATATTTAACACTGTCGGCATCATATCCAGCTGCCCTCCCATTGTCTCGATCGTTTCTTTGTTACCATCTACATCCCCAGGTATTGAAACAATAAATGGGATATTAAAGCGAAATGGCAAAGAATAGGGCTGGCCCACCAAATCATGCAAAAGCTGGACATCTTTATCTGTCACAAGCCTCCCGTGCACACCCGAATGATCTCCATAGAGCGCTATAACCGTATCTTCCCACAACCCTTTTTCTTTTAAATCGTCAATGAATAATCCGAGTGTATGGTCAGCATATCGGACAGACTGCAAATAATCTCCTGTTAGTGTTCCGTTGTATTCAGCAGGTAAGTCCAGTAATTCCTTGTCCTCTGGCATTTCAAATGGCGTGTGGCTTGTGAGTGTCAGCAAGTGAGCGTAAAATGGAGATTCATCTTCTGAATAT
This sequence is a window from Lentibacillus sp. JNUCC-1. Protein-coding genes within it:
- a CDS encoding LTA synthase family protein — protein: MLTLTSHTPFEMPEDKELLDLPAEYNGTLTGDYLQSVRYADHTLGLFIDDLKEKGLWEDTVIALYGDHSGVHGRLVTDKDVQLLHDLVGQPYSLPFRFNIPFIVSIPGDVDGNKETIETMGGQLDMMPTVLNIMGVEPPALYFGQDLLTYHHNLFGMRYYAATGTFFNDDVLFLPETSKRDIRVYNLDEKSTYKKENVTMGTFRDQINKLLQIYKWSDAYFNSLDNK